From the Sphingobacteruim zhuxiongii genome, the window ATTCTGAACAATCGTATTGAGTTTGATGAGATAGATTGTTTAGATCTATTCGCTGGTACGGGGAATATCTCTTTTGAACTCGCATCGCGAGGCGCCGTATCGGTCGATGCAATCGATCAACATGCGAAATGCATTATGTATATCGATGAGACCGCGAAGAAATTGAAGCTTGAGCAAATTAAGACCCGTAGAGCGGATGTATTTAAATATATTAAATCGGCAAAGAAGTCCTACGATTTTATCTTCGCTGATCCACCCTATGATATCGGGGCGCTTCCACAATTAGCCCAAATGATTCTCGATGGCGATCTATTGAAACCTGGAGGCTTGCTTGTAATTGAACATCCAAGCTCTAGAAAATTAGCGGAAAGTCCGTATTTTGTAGAGATAAGAGTGTACGGAAACTCTTCTTTTAGTTTTTATTCCAAATAATATGAAAATAGCTGTATTCCCAGGGTCTTTCGATCCCTATACTTTGGCCCACCACGATCTGGTAGAGCGTGCTTTACCAATTTTCGATAAAATATACGTCGCGATAGGAATCAATAGCGCTAAGGTTGGGATGATGGATGTAGACTTGAAAAAGGAAGCGATCGCAGCTTTGTATGCTTCAAATCCAAAGATTGAAGTGACTACTTATAAGGGATTGACTGTCGATTATTGTAAAGAAGTGCGGGCGCAAGTTATCCTACGTGGATTGCGAAATACGACAGATTTAGATTATGAAAATATTATTGCACAGAATAATTTGCAGTTAAATCCAGCAGTAGAGAGTTATTTCCTCGTTAGTAGAACTGGTTTAGCGCATATATCTTCGACGATCGTACGCGATATTTGGCGAAACAATGGTGACATTGCACCATTAGTTCCTGCCCAAATTCTTAAATATATTGAAAAGTTAGACCGTAAATAGTCTAATTTTTTTACCTTTTATCTTAGTATTATTTCCTGTTTTCGCAATTTCGGACGCTTTACTGGCTGCCACAGCAACGTAAGATTCATAATCTTTTAGATTAATCATTCCCACATCTTCTTTTTCCATTTTCGTCAAAGAGTGTAAGAATCCAACGATATCGACCTTGTTGATTTTGTCTTTTTTACCTGCAGAGATACGCATGGTTTTAAATCCCGGTGCATCTGGTAGGGGATAGAACTCGTCCAGACTCATGACTTCTGAATCTTGAAAATATTCTGGAAAACGATCCTCAGGTGTGAAAATACCATAAACGGAACCCGAGCTTTGATTTCTTCCTGTACGACCATTTCGGTGAATAAACTCTTCTTCTTTATATGGAAATTGATAATGAATAACGTGCTTCATTTCTGGAATATCCAAACCTCTAGATCCCAAATCGGTCGTCACAAGGATATGCTCACTACCATTCTTAATCTTGATTATCGCCAACTCACGATCGTATTGGTCTAATCCTCCGTGGTAGTTAATACATTCTACACCCTTACCAATCAGGAGCCTTTGAATATGATCTACCGCTTCTCGATGATTACAGAAAATCAATACTTTCTCCGTACCGATTTTACAGATTAACTTGAATAACGCTTCAAGCTTCATCTTACTGCTTGCCTCAATCTGGAAATAACCCAAATTCGGCGTAAAAACCGTATCTGCTAAGAAGTTTAGGGATACCGGATTGTTGAGCTTTAAGAATGGTGGATATTCTTTGATAGCCGTTGCTGACGTTAAAATCTGATTTTTAATGCCTGGGCAAGCATTTAAAATACTGTCCAATTGTTCATGAAAACCTAATTCCAGTGACTTATCGAACTCATCGAGTACCAAGATTTTACAATCTTTCAATAAATTCGGATTTCTGTCAATATGATATAGAATACGTCCTGGTGTACCGACAATTAAATTAGGAATCTGCTCGAGTTTTTTGCGCTCCGCTCGCGCATCATTCCCCCCGTATACACAAACCAAGGATATATCCTTGGTTAAGGCTTTAATTACTTGCTCGATCTGTAAAGCTAATTCGCGCGTTGGAACAATAACTAATGCTGATGTTCCTTTTAATTTGGCCTTCTCCATCAATTTCAACATCAATAGGGCAAAGGCTAAAGTCTTACCGCTTCCGGTAGGAGACAAAAGCATGAAGTCTCGACTATAATCAAACGCCGCTAAAGATTCCTCTTGCATGGCGTTTAACTTTTCGATTCCTAAGTTTTTGAGATACTGTTCTAATGCTAGCATGCCGCAAAAGTATCAATTTAAATGCTATTTCACTTGATGATATAGAATTATAATAATTTGCAATTGATATTTAAAGTTTGGCACACTGTTTGATTGTGTACTAGTATTCATAATTTAGGTTAATAATTGGTTAGTTAAAGCTTGTAATCTCCCCGATTACAAGCTTTTCTTTTTTAGCCTAAGTATTTGATATTAATTAGCGTTGCTAATTGTTCCACCGCTTGACTTCTCGAAACTTGTTGCTTTTGGTTGCCCAGTATAGGATACCCTAGCACCAGAAGATGCTTCCGCAGACAAGGACTCTGTTACGTGTATATTTATTTTAGCACCTGAACTTGCGTCGGCAGTCACTTTATTTGACGAAAGCTTTTGCGCATTAATATTAGCGTTTGAGCTTGCTTCAATGGACGTTGTTTTGCTTGCCCCTGAAATTTCTACAACGGATGCAGAAGAGGCTTCAATGGCCAATGTTGTTGCTTTTATAGCCCCGGTATGTACCTTTGAAGCAGAACTAGTTTCAATCGATAATGCATTAGCGTTTATTGCTGCTGTCTTTAATGATCCGGCAGAGGATAGGTCAATATCAAGATCACGAACATCAATAGCGTCTGTAATTTCTAATGAACCTGCAGACGAAAGTTCAATACTACTCAAATTCGGATTGATATATACCGTCGCTTTTAGGTTTTTAGAGTTTTGAATGTTGCTGTTCCGCTTTACGCGAATGGTCAACACGCCTGATTCAACCTTAGTCTCAATCTTGCCGAGCTGATTTTGGTTTTGCGCTTCAAGGACAACCTCGTTCTTGTTTGATTTAATGATTTTCGCTTGAATGCCAGTAGAAACGGAGATACCAATAGGTTTTGAACTGATTTTTCGAACTTCAGATTGCTGTGCATAACTTAAGCTCGCAAATCCAATAAATGCAATGGTTAATAATTTTCTCATAATCACTTATACATTATTTAAGTTACTGCAATTTAAGTAATCCTAATGGCAAATTGTCCTTTAGTAAACTGGAAAATTTGAAATTGTAGAAGAATTAGGTTAGGAAAAGATAAATTTAAAAATTTTGTGTAGACCGATTAAAAAGCATATTTTCAAGTATCTTAACCGTTCGATAAAGGGGAGTTTAATGGATCTTATAAGCAATTTCAAACAGTTATATCATATTGATGATTTCTTAGAGGAATATCTCGATAAAATAATAGAGACAAAGAACTTTCAAAAAGGAGATATTATATTCGAACCCGGAGCATATCTCAAGTATATATACTTTATCGAAGAAGGCTTTACGCGCATTTACTATTATAAGAACCGACGCGATATTACCCATTCCTTTTTTGGCTCAAATTCCTTTAGTACTGGGATAGAAAGTGTATTCTACAAAAAGCCTGCGATGTTTGGCTTTCAGGCATTGACGGCTTCTCGAATTAGCTATATGCCATTTGCGGCGATTGAGAAGCTTGCGAAGACTAATATTACAATGAATCAGATTGTCCAAAAAGTATTATTAGATAATTTAATCCACTTTTCTACCCGTTTCTATAATACCCAGTTTGAAACCGCTCATGAGCGCTATGCTTCGCTCATCAAGGAGAATCCCGAACTTTTTCAAAACGCAACCTTAGGTCATATTGCTTCTTACCTAGGTATTTCTCAACAAACACTCTCCGTTATCCGAGGACAGAAATAAATTTCATTTTTTAAGATATCTGAAAATTCCTTTACTAAACAACTCGGAACTTTGCATTGTTAATCAAGTAAACAATGAAAGAGATGACGTTTTCAAGAAAAGGAATTTTTATCGCATGGGCGATACTTCTCAGTAGCATTGATTTAGCGTTTGCCCAAGATGACTTAACAACGTTTAGGGAACCTGTCAATAATGCAATTCGCTACAATAAATCGCTTAAAAATGCCGAGCTGGAAAATCAAAAAGTGGCATTAGATCAGCAGATGGTGAAAGGAAAGTTATTGCCAACGGTCTCCGCCAATGCGATGTATGGTTATGTAAATAGTCTGATAAATATCGATCTCCCTACTCAAAATCTACCCATTACCGGAATTAATTTGTTCGAAGGAAGCCAGAGCGCTAGACTTTCAACACAAGTTGGATTGGCTGGAGTTACAGCAACGCAAGTAATTTTTTCGGGCCTACAGATAAGTAATGGACAGAAAGCATTGGAGCAGAAATTTAAAGCACAAAGACTCCTCCAAGAGGCTAGTTATGATCAGGTAGCACAAGAGGTCATTATGTGTTTTGATCAACTGATGCTACTCAAGGAGGTTGATTTACTGATTGCCGATTCTGAGAAGCGATTGAATAAAGAGCATCAGAAGGTCATGCAAGCAATAGAAAACGGACTTGCAATCCCATATGATCGCGATAAGATAAAATTAGCAATTCTGGAGTTGGAAAGTAAGAAAGCCGAAGTCGAGAGTAATCGAGAATTGCTTCATTACAAGTTATCAGAATTAACGGGAATGAAGGGCTCAGCCTTGGAGAATGTCCGATTCAAGTTAAAGGAAATATTATTAGATAAGGATACTGCTACTGTGATGAACCGTAAGGAAATATCCGCTTTAGAAGCATCTCAAAAAGCGTATGAATATGCTTATAAAAAGGAGAAAGGGACTAAGCTTCCACAGGTTTTTGCTTTTGGCAATGTATCCTATGTTAATGCTTTTGGTACCAGCTTAAAGATCAAAGATTTACCCGTTGTTGGTGATTTAAAATTGTCAAGTAATCAGTTGATGATGGCTCCAAATTATGCAATAGGCATTGGAGCAAAGTGGACCATCTTCGAAGGCAAAACCCATCAAACAGCTATTGACAAGGCAAAAATCGATATGCAAATCAATGAAAACAAGCTTTCCGATACTAAAGAGAAACTCGCACTTCTTCAACGAAAGACAATCGTCGATTATGATTTGTCGATGAAGAAAATTAAGGTGAATGAACAGCAGGTGGAAATAGCAAAAAATAACTTGTATTTAGCTTCCAGACAATTCGAAGAAGGTCTAAGTGATGTGACAGATCGTTTAGAAGCCGAAAACGAATACTATAAACAGACATTGAATTATTATACTCAAATCTTAAACCAACGTACAGCTGCTTTAGAACTGCTTAAAGCAAATGGCAACTTGTATCAAACTGTAACTCGATAATCATGAAAAAATTAACATATACGTTCGCCGCGCTTTTCTTTTTACAAAGCTGTTCTAATAAAGATGCTGAAAAGCAGGTTAAACTGGAAGGTAAAATTGAAAGAGATCAATTAGCTGTGACCACGAAGATTCCTGGTAAGATTCAGCGAATTCTTGTAGAAGAAGGGCAACATGTTCAAAAAGGGGACACACTAGTTATTTTAGAACTTCCGGAGGTGGATGCGAAATCTATGCAGGCGCAGGGCGCCTTGGATGCTGCACAGGCCCAATATGAAATGGCACTAAAAGGAGCGACCGACGGACAGATGAAACAGTTACATGCGAAGGTGAACGGTTTAAAAGAACAATTTGACTTTGCGCAGAAGTCACTGGATCGCATGAATAATTTGTTGAGAGACTCCTTAGTGGCGCAACAAAAATATGATGAAGTTTATGCCAAATACCAAGGTGCTAAGAATCAATATTTAGCTGCCCAAGCTGAAGTGGCAGATGTACAGCATGGAGCACGCGTCGAACAGCAACGTATGGCTCTTGGACAAAAGGAACGTGCTATTGGTGCGGTTAGCGAGGTAAACGTGGCATCCAAAGAACGTTACATTATTGCGCCTCAAGATATGAGCATAGAGACGATTAATCTTCGCGTTGGTGAACTAGCACTCGCTGGCTATAGTTTATTGTCAGGTTACATTATTGATGGCACTTATTTTCGCGTAACAATTCCAGAAAGTCAAGTAAAGGATTTTCAGAAGGGGGCGGAAAAGATATTAGTATTTCCTTATTTAGCTAACAGAGAGCTTAAAGCTCGTGTAGAGACCATTAAGTCGTTAAGTTCTTATGCGAATATTAGCACCGCATATCCTGATTTTGAAGAACAGGAGACTTTATTCGAAATCCGACTAAAGCCCGTTAATCTCAATGATAGCCAAGATTTATTGACAAAAGCTACGTTTATTGTTAAACAAGAAAAATCAGCTAAGTAATGAAGAACTTTATTAGCTTATTGAAGCGAGAGTTTTCGCTATTTTTTCAAAATAAAGTGCTGATGGTTTTATTCCTTGGCGCGCCAATCATGTATGCTGTACTGATAGGAGGGGTCTATAAGAAAGGGAAGGTGACGAATCTTCCTATCATCGTCGTCGATGAAGATCGAAGCCCTATGAGTCAGCAATTAATTGAGATGTTTAATGAGAGTGAAGTAATTTATGTTGCGGAGGTTTTGAACGATGGTTTTAAAGCAAAGGAGGAAGCTTTGCGTACCGAGTCGACTGTTGTTGTTCAGATTCCTAGAAACTTCTCTTCAAATATTAACTACGGTCGTTCGACAGAGTTGACTTTGTTTGTGAATGCATCAAATACATTGACGTCGAATTATGCGATGATGGCTGTTAATGTTGCTGCTGGAACAATGAAAGCCGGAATTCAAATTAAAGCTCAACAGAAGAAAGGTGTTCCAGAATTTGTCGCTTCTCAACAATATGAGCCCTTTAAAACGACGATTATCAAACAACATATACGAAGTGGAAACTACTTATACTTTATGTTACCGGGCGTTTTGCTTACCGTACTTCAGCAGGTCATGATGTTGGGATTGGCACTAAGTTTTGCCTCAGAGTTTGAAAAAGGAACTTTTACCGATTTAGTCGCTCGATCTAAAAATGTATTCCTTCTGATTCTGGTCAAAGTGTTGCCTTATATTCTGATGTCGGTTTTTATTGTATTCCTGTACTATGGGTTTTCTGTATTCTATCGTATGCCTTTACAGTTATCAGGCATATCATTTTATGTCTATACCTTGTTGTTTTTACTAGCGGTAGCTTTTATTGGTATTTTGGTGAGCATTGCAATCCCGAGCCAGTTGAAGGCGACAGAAATCTTAATGGTTATTGCTACACCAAGTTTTATATTAAGCGGTTTCACTTGGCCTTTAAGTCAAATGCCGGAATGGATTGTTTGTATTGCAAAGGTAATTCCATTAACTCATTATCTGCAAATATTTAGAACGATGATTATCGAGCAGGGCGGAGCCGCTTACGTGCAAGAAGCAGTCTGGGGATTAGTGCTAATCGCTTCTATTGCTTTGCTACTTTCTGTGGTTCTATTGCAGTTGAAAATAAATAAAGCGAATAAAGAATTAAAAGCGCAAGCTTAAAATGTTGAATTCCGTCGATACACTAGACTAGGATCTTCATTTTGAACATCGGAAAGGTAATCGATTAAGTTGAATTGGCATTTTTCAAGTACGTTGATGGAGGCAAGGTTGCTGGGGCGAACAAGCGCGTAAATGGCCTTTTTCTTTAGTTCTTCAAATCCAAAAGCAGTGGCTGTTTGTGCTAATTCAGTCGCAAATCCTTTTCCCCAAGCGCTAGGGGAAAAACGATAGCCTAGATTAGTACGTTGATGATCGAGGTACATTTTGTTGGAAAGACCGCCAAATCCTATGATTTCGCTTTTATTGACTTCTCGGACCATCCAGATACCGTAACCGCTAATGTCCCAATGCAACATAATATTATGAAAAACCTCATGGGCTGTTATTTCTGACATTGGTCCATGTGGATTGAACAAATTGGTTTCGGGATCCGCATTTATAGCAAAGTATGCTTTAAAATCTTCCTTGCTAGGTCTGTAGTAGGCTAGTCTGGATGACTTGATAATCTTATTCTTAATCATTGGAACTCGAGCTAAGGATCTCTTTTTGTATAGCAAGCAAGCGTTTTTTCAATTGGAAATAGTTGTCGTAGAGTATAAAATAATACTGATTTAATGCAATATTAAGCAAGTCGAGGCATTCGTTAATATAAGAAGAGCCATCAAAATAATCCAGTGTCGTATTTGTATAGCGTTCTAACTTAGACTCGATTTCTGTTCCAAGCGTGTTGCCGTTGATTTTATAGCTGTTTATCAATTTAGCGAGCTCGACTTTGAATGGAATCTCCGATTTTTTGACCTCTTCTAGTCTTCGTGCAATTTCTGCGTAAGGATGATTTTCATAGATAAAATAGGTTTTATCAATCATATCCATATAGAATTTAGTCTGATCCGCAAATTTACGCTCCGAATCCATGAACGCCTCATATACATCAGTTAGTGCATTGTCGATTTGCTTCTCGGTAGATTGAAATAGGCAGTAATCATAGACGTCAGTATTATATCCTTCGACGCGGTTTTTTAAAAGATCCGATTCTTGTTCGAGTTTAGCAATCACTTCTGCGACATCCGAATTTTTGTATTTGATCCCCTCATAGTCAAAGGTTTCTACGTCGATTGTTTTCGTTTGTATTTGGTTTAACGTTTCAATGTCATTCGTCAAAGAATTCAACGTAAAAGTATCGCTAACGCGCTCATCGCTAAAAAGGACCGCAGGACTTAACTGACTACCATTTTGTAAAGAGATTTTTTCTTTATCAAAGTAGGGATTATTGAAGGTATAGAAGTCATTGAATACCTCATCAAAAGATTGAGTTTCAAACCAGGATACGAAAGCGCTTGCAAATTCCTTTTCGTTCATAGCACTGGGCGTATTTGAATAGGGGCCGTCGGCAAAAGCTAGTGCGGTGAAGTGATCAGCATAATGATCAAATCGCGTTAGAATTTTAAATGCCGGACTTTCATTCGTCTTCGTTAGTTCGAATTCTAAAATCTTTACAGCTTTAATGCGATCCGTTTCAGACGGGTGAGATGCCCATTGATCACTAATTACTAACTTCGATTTATCGTATTTATTAGCTTCTAAAAGACTAATTTGCGGGATTCCGTTGATTAAAGGATATTTAAATCGAGTAGATAACAGCTGTGTGGCCGATCTTTGGTCGTCAAAAATATTAGCGCTAATATGATTGTTTTCGATTTGCGCTCCGTAAAAATTATAGACATTGGTTAGGCAGTAGTTTGAAAACGCCGTGCGCAACAGTGAGGTTTCAATAGCTTTTGAACCGGCTACTTCTGCAGAAATGGCGTCCGCATGAAATTCCATTTCTCGCGATAGGGCCATGTAATTCTTGTTGATGATTTCATATTGCTTCTGTAATATTTTCTGCATAAACTGAATAATAATACGAGGAAGCCATTGAAATGCTGCAGCATAATAGCTTGTGTTATACCAGCGTTCGCTTAATGAATTCAATGACTCATTCCGATATAACATATTATATATGGCTTGGTTTACATGATATACATAGCTCCCGACGCGCATGCTCCGCTGAGAAAAATGACCAAATTCATGGGCCAGAATACCTTTCAGCTCTTGATAGGTTGTCGAATTCACTAAGCCTAAGCCGATTATCAAATTCTTGCGTACAGGAAAAAACATGCTCCAAAAGCTCGAGTTGTAGAAAACAGACGCATTTATTTCACTCGATAGAAATACTTTTTTTGGCATCTGAGTTTCTACAGCAGAAGCAATTTCTTCAATTAATGTAAATAAAGTAGGTTCTTGATTGTTATCAATTTTCACCAAATGACTGGTGTCAAGTCTTTGAAAAGAGAATATAAATTTGAACAGAAAGACAAATATAAACAGGGCAGAAACAAGTAGACTAATTGCTAAAAATAACAGGATTAAATGCGGATAATTGGATATCAGTAGAATGCCGATATAGGATATGCCTGCACATAAGGCTATGGTGAAAATTACAAGCAATAAATAGATGAAGGCAAATGCAAATATAGAATATAGTGTTTTATTCGCACTTTTCTTGAATTCAGCAGAGATTTTAGCTGTCATTGGTCAATATAATTTGTCTTCTAAATTAGAAAAATATATCAGAACTACTACGTATATTTCGTTTTTTAACCGTTAATTATTACATGCGTCATTTTCTGTTGTTTTTCCTACTTTTTAGCGTCGTTTTATCGCAAGCTCAATCGCCTGATAGTACGCTGTTGAAGCAGTTTGACTTCGATAAAGCTCGGTATCAAGAATTTGAAAAAAATCATCGACGAACAGTTAAAACAAAGCATGTTGCACTTTCTTACCTGCATTGGGGTAAGGCATCTAATCCTGCATTCATTTGGCTCCATGGAAGCTATTTGGATGCGTATGATTTCGAACCTTTCGCACAGCATCTGGTTGACTTAGGGTATCAAGTGCTTTCGATAGATCATTATGGGCATGGGAAAACAGGTTTTCCGAGTAAAGATCTTAGCTTCGAAGATTTCGCTAATGATCTATCCGCCCTAATGGATTCGCTAGCGCTTCCAAACGCAGTTGTCGGTGGTTTTTCAAGAGGAGGGTATTTGGCGAGTAGCTTTTATAAACAACATCCTAAGCGTGTCAAGGCGCTAGTATTAGAGGATGGCGGTTCCGCGAGGTTCTATGGGCATTTTTATAAATTAAACGCAAAGGAACAAGGAACGATATTAAGTTCTTTTAATCTCTCGACAGAGATGTCTGATTTTCTCTTGGGGGCGACAGCAACTCCTTTTGAGCAGTATAAGCGATTTTATGAGGCTGAAGGGGAGCCATCACAATACAAAATCTTATCAGTTATTAAGAGAAAAGGCGATAAATATATCACGTATCAAGGCTTGAATACATATTATGGCCTTCAAGACTCCTCACATGCTGCACAAGCGCTGTTCGCCCCTGAAACGACGTCTCGGTACGTTCGTTCTATTGTTCAGCAGAATCCTATCGAAATATATCAGCAATTAACCGTTCCAATGTTGTTGATGGAAGCGACGAAATCGCCGGATGCTTTTCCGCAGGATGTAGAGAATAATTTGTTAAGTGAATCGCATCCCGACCTGATTGCTCATAAGAAATTCCCGAATGCAAGTCACAATATACATTATGAATGTACAGCAGAATTTATAGTGACACTGCTCGACTTCTTATCCGAAATAAAAGCAAAACAATAGCTTTGATATAATTAATATTTTAATAATTTAATAATATTCGTTTTAATTATTTTATATTTGTCGACTTAAAACGACAGGGTTTCACCTGCTTTATTTATTGTTAACCATATTTACGAAGGAGAGAAAATGAAGTTATGTGCTTTAAAACCGACATCTTGTATTGAGGTACTGTTTGTAATTGCCGTTTTACTCAATATTGTGAATTATCATATGATTCAACTGACTCTAATTCCGCTGGAGGTTATTGCGAGTTTCTTTCTGATAGGGGTTTTTATCATTTTTATTCTAGGACTTGTTTCAAACCCCATCTGGCATTATGGCTTCGAAATGCTAATGTACTGTGTTGTCATCTTTGGGACCTATCTAACTTTCCTATGTTTGATGATTAACGTCATCTTCTGCGCATCGAAAGTACACGCGAAAAGTTATAAAGTTGAGCGGATTACCGATCGTTTGGTTGGACGGTATATATACTCGCATGGTCATCATATCGGTTTAGTGACTTTTGAAAATGGGAGAAGTAAGCGAGTTTACCAGGAAAAGTTGAAAGGAAAAAATAAGCATTCCAAGGATTCCATTGTTGTATTTACTTCAGATGGTTTTCTTAAATACCCCATAATCCGAAGGTTTGAAAGCAAGAACTAAATTCAACGCTTTCGTTATCAAATAAAAAAACTCCTAAAGCGGGGAGCTCTAGGAGTTTTAACTAACCAATTATTAACCTAAATTATGAAATTTGATAAGTAATGTACAAGCACCGTGCCGAAAAAAGTGAGTGCTTTCCTTTTAACATTTGTTAACATTTGAACTGAATACGAGTGCTTTATTAAAGTATTTAACTTGTTTTCTTGTACTTAACGAGCGCCCAAGTATTCAATACGATGGCGAAGATGAACATAATGACAAAATGCCAGCGAATGTCCATTAATCCACTGCCTTTTAGTACTAACATACGCATGACATCAATAAAATAAGTGACAGGACTGCAGTATGCTATGACTTTTGCCCAATCGGGCATACTGTCTATCGAGGTGAATAATCCGCTCATCAGCATGAATATCATGATAAAAAAGAAGGCGACAGACATAGCCTGCTGCTGTGTATTTGCCGTTGTTGAAATCAATAGTCCCATGCCAAGCAAGGCAATTAAGTAGATTGCTAAAAAAGCGTACAGTAATAGGATATTTCCAATCGGCACAATGCCATAGATAAAGCGAGCGATTCCAAATAACCCAACCGTAAATATAAAGATGCCGATAAGCCAAAAGGGGATGAGCTTACCAAGGATAAACTGATATTTCTTAATCGGAGTTACATTGATCTGCTCGATTGTCCCAACTTCTTTTTCCTTCACTATATTGAGTGCGCACATGTATGCGCAAATCATCGTTACGAGTATAACTAGTATGGCAGGAACCATAAAGATTTGATAAT encodes:
- a CDS encoding ABC transporter permease, which translates into the protein MRTLLFLLRKEFKQIFRNKALLPLIFFAPVMQLIILPLAADFEVKNINISYVDHDHSTLSQQLFHKLISSGYFRAVGYGSSYSQALQQIEEEKADIILEIPAGFERNLVRENQQELFIAINAINGVKAGLGGAYVGQIINDFNQEVRLKWTSGAANIQTQQIEVTSTYWFNPHLNYQIFMVPAILVILVTMICAYMCALNIVKEKEVGTIEQINVTPIKKYQFILGKLIPFWLIGIFIFTVGLFGIARFIYGIVPIGNILLLYAFLAIYLIALLGMGLLISTTANTQQQAMSVAFFFIMIFMLMSGLFTSIDSMPDWAKVIAYCSPVTYFIDVMRMLVLKGSGLMDIRWHFVIMFIFAIVLNTWALVKYKKTS
- a CDS encoding alpha/beta fold hydrolase yields the protein MRHFLLFFLLFSVVLSQAQSPDSTLLKQFDFDKARYQEFEKNHRRTVKTKHVALSYLHWGKASNPAFIWLHGSYLDAYDFEPFAQHLVDLGYQVLSIDHYGHGKTGFPSKDLSFEDFANDLSALMDSLALPNAVVGGFSRGGYLASSFYKQHPKRVKALVLEDGGSARFYGHFYKLNAKEQGTILSSFNLSTEMSDFLLGATATPFEQYKRFYEAEGEPSQYKILSVIKRKGDKYITYQGLNTYYGLQDSSHAAQALFAPETTSRYVRSIVQQNPIEIYQQLTVPMLLMEATKSPDAFPQDVENNLLSESHPDLIAHKKFPNASHNIHYECTAEFIVTLLDFLSEIKAKQ
- a CDS encoding M48 family metallopeptidase — its product is MTAKISAEFKKSANKTLYSIFAFAFIYLLLVIFTIALCAGISYIGILLISNYPHLILLFLAISLLVSALFIFVFLFKFIFSFQRLDTSHLVKIDNNQEPTLFTLIEEIASAVETQMPKKVFLSSEINASVFYNSSFWSMFFPVRKNLIIGLGLVNSTTYQELKGILAHEFGHFSQRSMRVGSYVYHVNQAIYNMLYRNESLNSLSERWYNTSYYAAAFQWLPRIIIQFMQKILQKQYEIINKNYMALSREMEFHADAISAEVAGSKAIETSLLRTAFSNYCLTNVYNFYGAQIENNHISANIFDDQRSATQLLSTRFKYPLINGIPQISLLEANKYDKSKLVISDQWASHPSETDRIKAVKILEFELTKTNESPAFKILTRFDHYADHFTALAFADGPYSNTPSAMNEKEFASAFVSWFETQSFDEVFNDFYTFNNPYFDKEKISLQNGSQLSPAVLFSDERVSDTFTLNSLTNDIETLNQIQTKTIDVETFDYEGIKYKNSDVAEVIAKLEQESDLLKNRVEGYNTDVYDYCLFQSTEKQIDNALTDVYEAFMDSERKFADQTKFYMDMIDKTYFIYENHPYAEIARRLEEVKKSEIPFKVELAKLINSYKINGNTLGTEIESKLERYTNTTLDYFDGSSYINECLDLLNIALNQYYFILYDNYFQLKKRLLAIQKEILSSSSND